In one Epinephelus moara isolate mb chromosome 6, YSFRI_EMoa_1.0, whole genome shotgun sequence genomic region, the following are encoded:
- the LOC126391343 gene encoding protachykinin, with protein MMELVKVVLVVLLLTNVYCQEMDVDNWRDRVGEDKWPNSGVVQDMLVRLTRKPGPRQYLGLMGKRDYAKTQTARKRHKFQTFVGLMGKRSFEDQGAQ; from the exons ATGATGGAGCTGGTTAAAGTTGTATTGGTTGTGCTGCTTCTGACAAATGTTTACTGTCAAGAAATGGATGTTGACAACTGGAGGGACAGAGTCGGAGAG gacAAATGGCCAAACTCTGGAGTGGTTCAAGATATGTTAGTGAGACTGACCAGAAAGCCAGGACCGCGCCAGTATCTCGGACTCATGGGGAAGAGAGATTACG CAAAAACGCAGACAGCACGTAAAC GACATAAATTCCAAACCTTCGTGGGTCTGATGGGTAAAAGAAGCTTTGAGGATCAAG GAGCCCAGTGA